tttaaccccttgaatTCTTCAGTTACTTATTctaaatgtagaaaatgtatatagttggcaaggttggcacctgttctaatgccaatccactgtttgggccaggctggatacagttgggtactgtggaggggcccttactctttattttttatcccttaggtcagtggcccaacagcgttTAACCCCCTGAAgtcaccagttacttattcaaaatgcagaaaatgtataaagttagcaaggttggcacctgttttcttgtcaatccactgtttgggccaggctggatacagttgggtattatggaggggcccttaatCTTTATTTTGCAACCcttaggtcagtggcccaacagcatttaaccccttaaatctatcagttacttattcaaaacgcatattttttcatccattttttactaccgtttttttttcagcaaaaacACAATCAAGATTTTTTCTTCTGAATTCGATTGTTCCCAAATAATATTCaacatttatgtataaaaaacaGGTTTAGTGCAGAGGAATAAAGAGGAGAAAATGTCTATTAGTCATCGTCATCTATAAGACAATGCGCGGataagaaaccagctccagtgaataagaaaccaactccAGCCTCGTTTTATAACGGAACTCTTGAGAGTTTCCACTTTTCCAAGGAGACTTGTTCCGGTAGAGCACAACTTCCGGGGGCGTGGCCAGGCTGGCGCTGGTTCAGTACAGCAGCTCTGAGGATGAGGGTGAAGCCGGGGAGAGGAGCGGGTGTGTGACGTCACCTAAAAGTGATACTATTACGTAGACATGTTGTGATGTGTCCCCTGTCACTTCTCGCTTTTGCCAACTATTGCTTTTATACGGTGGAATCCACGCAACAAAGTATACCAACATATACCACGGCGTACTCCGAGTGCAGCATGGCGTGTGATGGACTGAGCATAGTCTGCTGTGACCACATAGCACAGGTTCCTATtaccagtgtattattatatatacgtattattattactagtgtgttattatatatacatGTTCCTATTACcagtgtgttattatatatacatGTTCCTATTACcagtgtgttattatatatacatGTTCCTATtaccagtgtattattatatatacatgttCCTATtaccagtgtattattatatatacatgttCCTATTACCAGTGTATTATTGGATATACGTATTATTATTACcagtgtgttattatatatacatGTTCCTATTACcagtgtgttattatatatacatGTTCCTATtaccagtgtattattatatatacatgttCCTATtaccagtgtattattatatatacatgttCCTATtaccagtgtattattatatatacatgttcctattaccagtgtattattggatatacgtattattattactagtgtgttattatatatacaGGTTCCTATTACCAGTGTATAATTGTATATACgtattattattactagtgtgttattatatatacatGTTCCTATTACCAATGTATTATTGAATATACgtattattattactagtgtgttattatatatacatGTTCCTATtaccagtgtattattatatacgtattattattactagtgtgttattatatatacatGTTCCTATtaccagtgtattattatatatgtattattattactagtgtgttattatatatacaGGTTCCTATTACCAGTGTATAATTGTATATAcgtattattattactagtatgTTATTATATATACATGTTCCTATtaccagtgtattattatatatacatgttCCTATTACCAGTGTATAATTGTATATACATGTTCCTattaccagtgtattattgtatatacgtattattattactagtgtgttattatatatacatGTTCCTATtaccagtgtattattatatatacatattattatttctagtgtgttattatatatacatGTTCCTATtaccagtgtattattatatgtattattattactagtgtgttattatatatacatGTTCCTATtaccagtgtattattatatatacatgttcctattaccagtgtattattggatatacgtattattattactagtgtATTATATATACAGGTTCCTATtaccagtgtattattatatatacatgttcctattaccagtgtattattgtatatacatattattattactagtgtgttatatatatatatatagatatatatatatatatatacatacatgttcCTATTACCAGTGTATTAGTATATATACATGTTCCTATtaccagtgtattattatatatacatgttCCTATtaccagtgtattattatatatacatgttcctattaccagtgtattattgtatatgcatattattattactagtgtgttatatatatacatgttcctattaccagtgtattattgtatgGACATGTTCCTATTACTAGTGTATTAGTATATATACATGTTCCTATtaccagtgtattattatatatacatgttCCTATtaccagtgtattattatatatacatgttCCTATtaccagtgtattattatatatacatgttCCTATtaccagtgtattattatatatacatgttcctattaccagtgtattattgtatatgcatattattattactagtgtgttatatatatacatgttcctattaccagtgtattattgtatgGACATGTTCCTATTACTAGTGTATTAGTATATATACATGTTCCTATTACTAGTGTATTAGTATATGTTCCTATTATACAGACTTTTGTCTTGTTGCTGGTATTATTTTGACATGTTACTTTTATTTTAAGGCCATGCTACTGTTATTTGGCTGTGTTACCATTATATGGCTGTGTTACCATTATATGTTCATCTTCTTACATGGCAGTGTTCCGAATATATAAATAGTCATATTATTATATGTGTTACTGTAATATAACTTGTTTCATGTATAGAAATGATCGTGTCTTGTTTTTCTTGTGCCTACAGGCTTCCAGCTCTGCTTCCAGTCCCACAGTCTATACTGAGTATGTTCCCAGACCCTGACAGTCAGCACTTCGATGATGCCAGTAAACATGGCAGACGTGTGCGTAATTTCCGCCATGAGCGAGGGAACTGGGCATCTTATGTATATGCAGTGTGTAAGTGTGAGGAGGGCAGAGCTTGCAGTGTTGTGTGGAGTTGGTGTCTCTTCTGTCCTTACCTTTTCTTTTTGTCTCTCAGTTCACCCCCAGGAGGAATTTGGGGAGATGCTGGAGGAAGTGATCTATGCAGCCAGGAAACATGGCATCGTCCTGACTAAAATGGAGGAATTTCACATCAGTCTATCACAGACTGTCATCTTTCGCCATCACTGGATTAAACCGTTTGTCCAGTCGCTCAGGGAAAGGCTTTGTTCTGTAAATCGGTCAGTGTATGGTGTAGGGGCAGaggcatttggcttttggaattttcttttttattgaagaGCCAATTTGAAGGGGTTGGTGGCACTAGGAGTGACTGCTGGTATGTTCAGTGCAAGATGGTAGGCCCCCCTCCAATATTTATATGATTAACAGCGCCCCTTTCAGGGGTGAGCTCTGCCATTCTGTAAAGTGAAGGAATGGTGACCCTCTGCACACTGACGGGTGGATATTCTCATTATGGCAGTCTACTCATTATGCAGGTGAATAGAATAGTTTGTCCTCTGATATCAGCCATTTTAGATTGGGGAGAGGCTGACAATAGGAGAGGTGAGTACAGTCTGGTGCTCCCTGTTATTAATCATTACTGGATGGCATGGCTGCCATACAGGGACcctctgtgtgtatagaatgtgggATTACCCCAATGACCCCATTCTTCAGACTGTCAGTAAAGCAGTTTTGATAGCagatctgagtttttttttttttttttttttttttttcagatcttgTGACATGTTTTCTGTTTTAAAGTTATATAAAAACTTCCCTGACCTCTGCCATTGCCCTGTGTAGGTTCCTATGTGTTGCTGACCAGCTAAAAGTGTATGTGAACAAAGAGAAGACCAGGTGAGGACAGCTTATAGTGTGCCAAGCTGTGTGGTGTACAGGAGGGAGTGGTTTGTAATGTGTCTGGCTTTAGAGATGGGTGGCCAAGGGATGTGTCCGACTGTGGGGTGTGGAAGAATGTATCTGTCTGTCTGGTGTAATTAAAAAGGTGGCTGTCCGGACATCGATGGAGAACAGGGTTAAACCCCTCTTTTTCCTCGTTCTCCCCTTGTGTGACTTTGTCTTTCAATAAACCTTCGGGCCTGTGATTTCCTCTCCCTATCCCCTGTTCTGCCAATCCCTTTTCCCTATGCCTTGTTGTTTTTGATAAATGTTTTCATGcaggagtgttagtgtagtgtgtggTACGATTTATagcgtagggaacctgtgctgtattctgtgctgtcatgctatgtatggtgaatatattatttattgtatcTATGACTGACATTTGATTGAAAATAACTTTAGAAGCAATGAAAAATGGAAAAGGTGGCTTGTTATTGGTCCCAGCTGGGTCTTGTAAAGGAGGGCGGCCTGTAATGTGTTCAGCGGTGTGGTGTAAAGGAGGGCGGCCTGTAATGTGTTCAGCGGTGTGGTGTAAAGGAGGGCGGCCTGTCATGTGTTCAGCGGTGTGGTGTAAAGGAGGGCGGCCTGTAATGTGTTCAGCGGTTTGGTGTAAAGGAGGGCGGCCTGTAATGTGTTCAGCGGTGTGGTGTAAAGGAGGGTGGCCTGTAATGTGTTCAGCGGTGTGGTGTAAAGGAGGGCGGCCTGTCATGTGTTCAGCGGTGTGGTGTAAAGGAGGGCGGCCTGTAATGTGTTCAGCGGTGTGGTGTAAAGGAGGGCGGCCTGTAGTGTCTTCAGCGGTGTGGTGTAAAGGAGGGCGGcctgtaaagtgttcagcggtgTGGGGTAAAGGAGGGCGGCCTGTAATGTGTTCAGCGGTGTGGGGTAAAGGAGGGCGGCCTGTAATGTGTTCAGCGGTGTGGTGTAAAGGAGGGTGGCCTGTAATGTGTTCAGCGGTGTGGTGTAAAGGAGGGCGGCCTGTAATGTGTTCAGCGGTTTGGTGTAAAGGAGGGCGGCCTGTAGTGTGTTCAGCGGTGTGGTGTAAAGGAGGGCGGCCTGTAATGTGTTCAGCGGTGTGGTGTAAAGGAGGGTGGCCTGTAGTGTGTTCAGCGGTGTGGTGTAAAGGAGGGCGGCCTGTAATGTGTTCAGCGGTGTGGTGTAAAGGAGGGTGGCCTGTAATGTGTTCAGCGGTGTGGTGTAAAGGAGGGTGGCCTGTAATGTGTTCAGCGGTGTGGTGTAAAGGAGGGCGGCCTGTAGTGTGTTCAGCTGTGTGGTGTAAAGGAGGGCGGCCTGTCGTGTGTTCAGCGGTGTGGTGTAAAGGAGGGCGGCCTGTCGTGTGTTCAGCGGTGTGGTGTAAAGGAGGGCGGCCTGTCGTGTGTTCAGCGGTGTGGTGTAAAGGAGGGCGGCCTGTCGTGTGTTCAGCGGTGTGGTGTAAAGGAGGGCGGCCTGTAATGTGTTCAGCGGTTTGGTGTAAAGGAGGGCGGCCTGTAATGTGTTCAGCGGTGTGGTGTAAAGGAGGGCGGCCTGTAATGTGTTCAGCGGTGTGGTGTAAAGGAGGGCGGCCTGTAATGTGTTCAGCGGTGTGGTGTAAAGGAGGGTGGCCTGTAATGTGTTCAGCGGTTTGGTGTAAAGGAGGGCGGCCTGTAGTGTGTTCAGCGGTGTGGTGTAAAGGAGGGCGGCCTGTCGTGTGTTCAGCGGTGTGGTGTAAAGGAGGGCAGCCTGTAGTGTGTTCAGCGGTGTGGTGTAAAGGAGGGCGGCCTGTGGTGTAAAGGAGGGCGGCCTGTAATGTGTTCAGCGGTGTGGTGTAAAGGAGGGCGGCCTGTAATGTGTTCAGCGATGTGGTGTAAAGGAGGGCGGCCTGTAATGTGTTCAGCGGTGTGGTGTAAAGGAGGGCGGCCTGTAGTGTGTTCAGCGATGTGGTGTAAAGGAGGGCGGCCTGTAATGTGTTCAGCGGTGTGGTGTAAAGGAGGGCGGCCTGTAGTGTGTTCAGCGATGTGGTGTAAAGGAGGGCGGCCTGTCGTGTGTTCAGCGATGTGGTGTAAAGGAGGGCGGGCTGTAATGTGTTCAGCGGTGTGGTGTAAAGGAGGGCGGCCTGTAGTGTGTTCAGCGGTGTGGTGTAAAGGAGGGCGGCCTGTAATGTGTTCAGCGGTGTGGTGTAAAGGAGGGCGGCCTGTAGTGTGTTCAGCGATGTGGTGTAAAGGAGGGCGGCCTGTCGTGTGTTCAGCGGTGTGGTGTAAAGGAGGGCGGCCTGTAATGTGTTCAGCGGTGTGGTGTAAAGGAGGGCGGCCTGTAGTGTGTTCAGCGATGTGGTGTAAAGGAGGGCGGCCTGTAATCTGTTCAGCGGTGTGGTGTAAAGGAGGGCGGCCTGTCATGTGTTCAGCGGTGTGGTGTAAAGGAGGGCGGCCTGTAATGTGTTCAGCGGTGTGGTGTAAAGGAGGGCGGCCTGTCATGTGTTCAGCGGTGTGGTGTAAAGGAGGGCGGCCTGTAGTGTGTTCAGCGGTGTGGTGTAAAGGAGGGCGGCCTGTAATGTGTTCAGCGGTGTGGTGTAAAGGAGGGCGGCCTGTAGTGTGTTCAGCGATGTGGTGTAGAGTAGCCTGTGACGTACCTGTGTTGTGTAGATTGGTGGAATAATACAGTTCGCAGTCATTTTCATGTGAGCATTCAGAATTATTGGGTGTTAGTAAGAGATGTCATTTTACCTGGGAATTTACACTTTCCTGTGACATGTGGCTTTTTTCCCTAGGACATTTTTGGGGTTGGAAGTTTCGACCGGACATCAGCAACTCTTGGACATTGTGTCTGAAGTAGATAAGTCTCTACAGGAATTTAATTTGGAGACTTTTTACGAGGTCAGAGACTTTTTTTCTATCAGTGCTTGTAACTAATGAAAGCTGCTCCCATTCTAACACTATGCACTGTTGTGAGGCTGTGGTCACAATGGCGTCTCTGTAGTGTTAGTCTCTGTATACATTGGGTGGAGGCAGATTGGCGATTTGCCATAAATTATGGTGTGCCCACAAACATGTCACAGTAAATAGTTGTTGGGAACCCCTAATTTATGGCTGACTTTAGTTCAGTCActataatgcattttttttttatttattattgttaaaTTTCTTTCACCAGAATCCCTCATTCCATGTCAGCCTAGCCTGGTGTGTGGGTGAAGTGACCAAACCTTTACAAGGGACCTGTCTGCTGGAGCTACAGGTGAAATTACAACTGCTGGGGGAGCGGGGCTTTGACACGTTTTAATATAGAGTCTGGTTGTCGGCATTAATAGATAGGTGGTAAAGTGACAACCTTTTAATTCCCTTTTATGTTCTCTCAATTGCAGAAGGTTGTGGATGAGTTTGAAGACTCGGATGTTCTGACCCGTTTTTATGCTGATGACATTTTTTGTAAGTGTGGTAATAAGATCATGTCTATCCCACTCCATTGACCAACAGGCTGAAGCACTTGGATGGTTGTATAGTTCCTCACCCTCAGCACAGTCTTCCTGTATGTATATCAGCTGGGTTAAGAtttctataaagttttttttggccCTTTCTAGAGTCTTTTTGTTGCTGCTGCGTGTGCATCAGTCTTAAACATATGTATAAAACACAAGGGTCTGCAGGGCTATAACCTATTGTAAAACATGTTGGTGGCTTAATTTAGCACCTTGTTCTG
The sequence above is a segment of the Hyla sarda isolate aHylSar1 chromosome 6, aHylSar1.hap1, whole genome shotgun sequence genome. Coding sequences within it:
- the USB1 gene encoding U6 snRNA phosphodiesterase 1 isoform X1, coding for MFPDPDSQHFDDASKHGRRVRNFRHERGNWASYVYAVFHPQEEFGEMLEEVIYAARKHGIVLTKMEEFHISLSQTVIFRHHWIKPFVQSLRERLCSVNRFLCVADQLKVYVNKEKTRTFLGLEVSTGHQQLLDIVSEVDKSLQEFNLETFYENPSFHVSLAWCVGEVTKPLQGTCLLELQKVVDEFEDSDVLTRFYADDIFCKCGNKIMSIPLH
- the USB1 gene encoding U6 snRNA phosphodiesterase 1 isoform X2, with the translated sequence MFPDPDSQHFDDASKHGRRVRNFRHERGNWASYVYAVFHPQEEFGEMLEEVIYAARKHGIVLTKMEEFHISLSQTVIFRHHWIKPFVQSLRERLCSVNRTFLGLEVSTGHQQLLDIVSEVDKSLQEFNLETFYENPSFHVSLAWCVGEVTKPLQGTCLLELQKVVDEFEDSDVLTRFYADDIFCKCGNKIMSIPLH